The Thalassolituus oleivorans MIL-1 genome includes the window ACGGCTTTCAGAATAGTCATATCAGACAAGCCAGCCGTCGCATGTGCGTGCAACTGAACTTCAAGGTCGGTCTGAGCCTTAAGGCGAGAAACCAATTCATATGCATTATATGGAGTCAGTACACCAGCCATATCTTTAATAGCAATGGAGTCTGCACCCATATCTTCAATTTGTTTTGCCAAGCTTACCCATGCTTCCAGTGTATGAACTGGGCTAGTGGTATAAGACAAGGTCGCTTGTGCATGACCGCCGTTCTTTTTAACTGCTTTTAGAGCAGTCGCAAGATTGCGCGGATCGTTCATTGCATCGAACACGCGGAATACGTCTACACCATTGGTAGCAGCACGTTCTACGAATTTCTCCACAACATCGTCAGCGTAGTGACGATAGCCCAGCAAGTTCTGACCACGAAGCAACATTTGTTGCTTAGTTTTTGGCATTGCCTTTTTGAACTCACGGATACGATCCCATGGATCTTCACCGAGGTAGCGGATGCAAGAGTCAAACGTTGCACCGCCCCAAGATTCAAGTGACCAGTAGCCGACTTGATCGAGTTTGGCAGCGATAGGAAGCATGTCATCAATGCGCATGCGGGTGGCCAGAATAGACTGGTGTGCGTCGCGAAGAACGACGTCTGTGATACCTAAAGGTTTCTTAGAATCGGACATGGATGATGGCCTTTTCTTCCGTTAACGTTGTAAACGTATGGGTTGTTATATACCGCATGCTACTTTTGGCGCGCGCGATGCTCTTTTACCGCAGCTGAAAGTACTTTCAACAATTGCGGATCTACACCTGGCTGTTTTTTAGTTACCACTTTAGCGGGAACGATTACAGGCTCAGGCGTCAGTTTAGTTACCAGCTTGGACATGAAGCCGGTTACGAACACTAGCATCGTCAAAAACACGAATACTACGCCCATACCGAAGATCATTAACTCCAAACCCTGAGATACGAGACTAGGCTCAGACATGCAGGGGGCTCCTTGTAATGTCGTATTTATACTTGTACTAGGCTTTTCGTTAGAGCAGAAAAAACCCTGCCAATAGGTTTGACAAGCCGACGTAGATTACTGAAAAGACCAATTTAAAGCAACTGCCATAAAGAAGCCAAAAGGCTTGGTTATGCAGGCTAGAGCGTATGTGGCTAGCAGAAAAAGGCCTAGATGCGTATACTCGCGCGCCTTCAGTTGCAATACGTATCCCCATGTTTACTGGCACGCTTCCCTTTTCCATACAAGATCGACCTTACATTGCGCTAGCGCCGATGGAAGGCCTAATGGATGGCGAATTTCGTGAGTTATTAACCGCTGTTGGCGGCATAGATCACTGCGTAACTGAATTCATTCGCATTACGACACAAGTGCTACCAGCAAAAGTTTACTATCGTCTGTGCCCGGAACTGCACAATAGCGGTAAGACATTGGCGGGAACTCCGGTACATGTGCAGCTATTGGGCAGCGATCCCGAAATGATGGCAGCGAATGCTGCCGTTGCAGCAAGCTTGGGCGCTCCCGCCATTGATTTAAATTTTGGTTGCCCTGCTAAAACCGTCAATCGCAGCATGGGTGGCGCAGTATTACTGCAATTCCCCGATTTGCTGCACCGCATTGCAACCCAAGTCCGTGCAGCGGTTCCTAACCACATCCCTGTCAGTGCCAAAATGCGCTTAGGCTTTAACGACAAAACCTTAGCAATAGAAAATGCTCAGGCTCTCGCTAGTGGCGGCATCCAGTGGCTCACCGTACATGCGCGCACCAAAACCGAAGGCTACAAACCACCGGCCTACTGGGATTGGATTAAACAGATAAAAGATGTAGTTACCATCCCTGTGCTCGCCAATGGCGAAATATGGACACCCGCCCAAGCCGCACAGTGCCAACAGGAAAGTGGCTCCGATGTACTCATGATTGGCCGTGGGTTAGTTTCGACACCCGATTTGGCCCTGCGCATTAAACAGCCAGATCATGTGCCTATGACATGGCAGCAACATTTAGCGCTACTGCCTTTATTGGCAACCAAACTACCGGATATTACCGATAAGCAGTTAGTGGATCGAATGAAGCAATGGCTGCATTACTTTTCGATCCAATCTGCGGAGCTAGCTCAGGTATTCGAGGATGTGAAACGTGAGCGCGACAGAGCTGCGTTTTTTGCAGCCTTGCAGGAAAGAATCGATAGCTAGCTAAGCTTCCGCAATCACCACTGCACGCAGCGGTGCCGGATAGCCTTCAGCAGTCTTGTTGATATCACTAGGATCGAGAAAATCCTTTAGCGAATTAAACGTCATCCAATCAGTGGAACGTTGTTCCTGCAGCGATGTTTGGTTCAAATCGACGATGCGCGCATTCTTGAAACCTACTCGACGACACCACAACAGCAGAGTTTCAGGCGAAGGTAAAAACCAAACATTACGCATCATGGCATAACGGTCTTCGGGCATTAGTACTTCACCTAAAGGACCATCAATGACTAACGTTTCCAATACCAACTCACCACCGGGACGCAAGGTATCGCGCAGCTCCTGCAGATGATCAATCGGCGATTTACGATGATATAAAACACCCATCGAAAATACCGTATCAAAGGCTTTTAATCGTGGCGGCACATCTTCCATTTTTAACGGCAATAAGTCAGCGGGAAGTTTACCCAATGCCACTTCAGCGTATTTTTTTACCGCTTGGAACTGCATTAAAAATAACCGCGATGGGTCAACACCAATCACGCGCGCAGCGCCGTCACCTAACATGCGCCACATGTGGTAACCCGAACCACAACCCACGTCGAGCACCACACGTCCATGCAATGGCGATAAATGTGGTGCTACACGATCCCATTTCCAATCGGAGCGCCATTCAGTTTCTATGTGTGTATCAAAGAATTGAAATGGGCCTTTGCGCCAAGGAATCAGCCCTTGCACCGCGGCTAAAACCGCCGCTTGTTGTTCATTGGAAATATTAGTACTCGTCAGAGCCAAATCATGCGCCGTTAAATCGCAATTCACTTGTTCCAAGTCAGGCAGGGAGTACAAGGCATCTAACCAACGACGCTGATCACCGTGTTCATTGTCGTGCAATACACCTTGCAATTGTTGTTCAACAACAGCCCCCCAAGGCGCAAACTTACCTTCATTTAAAAAGGAACGTAATTCGTCAAACCAAGGCAATAAAGACTCGGAGCTCGCTATATCAGCTGTCAATACATCGGTGTTCATAATAAATTATTTAATCGCTAAAAATGAGGCAAAATTAAAACACTGATACCAACGAATGACCTGAGAAAAACCAGCGGCTTTTAAACGCTGAATATGCACATCTTCGGTTTCCGGAATCAATACGTTATCAATGGCACTGCGTTTCTGCGCAATTTCCAGATCAGAATAACCATTGGCGCGTTTAAAATCTAAATGCAGAGCATCCTGCACCGGTTGTTCATTGACGTCAAAAGCCAGTTTTTCAGACAAGATTAATGCACCGCCAGGTAAAGTTGCAGCGGCGATATCTTTTAATAATTCTAGGCGGTGCTCTAACGGAATAAATTGCAAGACGAAATTTAATGCGGTAACCGAGGCATTTTCGAGTGGATAATTACAAATATCCGCACAAACAAAATGGACCGGTACATGCGCGTCATCTAAGGCTAAATAATGCTCGGCACGCTCTAACATGGATGCCGAATTATCAATACCTATGATCTGGCAATTTGTGGCTCGCACACCATGACGCATCGCCAATGTAACGGCGCCAAGAGAGCAGCCTAGATCATACAAGTTGGAGTTAGCTTGCGCATATTGACCGGCGATAACCCCAGACATAGCAACGGTTTCGGCATAACCGGGCACAGAACGACGAATCATATCGGGAAACACGCGCGCGACCGCGGCATCAAAGGCAAAGTCTGCTACTTTGCCGTGCGGTGCTTGATAGATGTTATCGCGTTCGCTCATAGGTCAGCCTAGCTGTACAAAAGTGCGACATTCTAGCCCAAGCACAGTGCGACAACCAGAACTGGCGAACGGATGCCACTCAATTCATATCATGGCGTTCATTAACAACGACACGATTGCGACCGGTATTTTTAGCCACAAATAAGCTATTGTCGGCACGCTCTAAACAATGCTCTAACGTTTCTTCAGGCAAGCGGACAGCCACACCTAAGCTACACGTAATATGAATTGTTTTGGTCTTGTATGGGAATGGATAGCTTTCTACGCGCATGCGGATACGTTCTGCCAGCATGCGAACATGAGGCAAAGACGCACCAATGGTAACGATCACGAACTCTTCACCGCCGTAGCGGTATAAGGAGTCGGAATAACGTAAGCTATCCTCAACCTCTCGGGCAAAATCACTGAGGATAGAATCACCAGCAGCATGACCAAAACGATCATTCACTTTCTTAAAATGATCGATATCAACCATGATTAATGCTACCGCTTGTTCAGACCTTGAACCATAAGCATTTAGTTCATCCATTCGAGCATCAAAGCTACTGCGATTACCCACAAGAGTAAGATGGTCGGTACGAACTTTATGACGCAGCTGTTCCATTTGTCGCTCAATCATCTCGCCATTGAGGAGCAAAACACCAAAACCATTGTCTTTCGCTTCAGAGAGATAACCAACACTGGCAAGAACAGGAAATTCATCACCACTGGCATTGCGGGCGCTGATACGAAAAGGCTGATGGGTGTAATGCGTACGATTTTGGCAATTTATAAAATGATCGAAATGTTTATCAAAACTTTCATGGGCGGATGATGCAAGTAGCTCACGTATGTGTCGCCCTTGCAAATACTCAACAGGGAATTCAAATAATTGCGAGGCACCGTCGTTAGCTAACTTAATTTTGCCGTCTCTCCCCACGAATAATACGCCTTTAGATATAGTATCTAGCAGCATAGTTAATTGAGATTGCGCCCCCACGCGCGCTTCAATTTCTTGATTAATGGAATCAAACCACTCGTCTTCGCGCCGCGAGTTCCATAAAAGAACAGAAACAATGGTCAGGCAAAAACCAGACGCCATGATGGCCAAACCAAATGATGCTGTTAAATACTCTTGGTTAACCAGTTGATGCAAGACAGCTCCCGTACCTAATGGGATAAATAAGGTTGGCAAGATGAGACGTCTAAACTGGCGAAAACCCGGACCATCATCGGGATAATGATCGGCTCCATTACGGCGCCCTACTCCCATAGCAACCGCCATATACAACAAGATGAACGACACACTCGTGTGGATCGCCATGGTCGAAAAGGCGTCAACTTTGGCTAAGTCAGAATAATCATAAATATATATAACGACCCCAGTGGTTGGGGTAAGAGCACCCAAAATAATTAAGGCGATGACCAGATTGTGAGAATGACGTCTAAGAATACTCCCGACCATCATCAACCCTGATAACAGCATGAAGGTCCAGCAGGTCGACGGAGACGAGCGTAAAGACAAAGGATCGGCTGAGTCATCCGACCAAAACCATTCATCAATACCGAGTGACATATCAAGCCAGTATTGCAGCAGGGTCAGCGCGGATAAAACGAAAACAATAGTCCCCGTTATTTTGCTACAAAAACCAAAGACGACATGGCGATCGCATATCAAACCTAAGCTCAATAAAGCAAAAAACAGCGCGGTATTGAACACCATGGCGGGAAAATCATCAGCAAATCGAGTAATCGTCGGAATAGCAGCAATCCAGCCGAGTAATACCGCAGCAGCAACCGCCAGCACCAGCAAAGCCAAAGCTCTAGCGCCTAGATTCTGGAACGCTTGCCAATTTAACTTTAAAGCCTGCTGTGATGGGGGCGATATATCCATATGAATGTGTGCGAATTAGATCCAGTAGTGAGACAGCATGTAACAGACCTTCTCATCTCAAACTGCACAAATGTGAGAATATGTATGCTTTTTGATTCTAGTCGCTTACTGAAAGAGCGCCAGCCCTGCTAGTGTAAGGTTACAAATGGCTACAAAAGGCCTACTAGGACAATGGGGGATCATGCCAACTAGGACATGACTTATTGGAGGCCGTTGCTGGTAATAAAAAACCGTTTAACTGTCGTTGATCAGTCGTCACTGTCGACGACAAGAGGCTTAAGACGCATAGATTCGTGTAAATCATGCTCGTCATTCGCTTCTTCTACGAGGTTCTTGGCCAACTCTTTTTTAACCCGAACCCCCAACTTCAAAAACTGATCCGCTTGGCTAAACAGATTACCACGTCCCGTTTTTAAAGAATTCCAAGCGCTATCCCAAGTGCCTTGTGCCGTATTCAGCTGTTTACCTAAGGTTTCCATGCGATCAACAACAATGGTTAGCTTGTCATATATCTTGCCCGCTTGCTCTGCCAGTTTCTCGGTACTCTTGTTACGGCGTTCTATTGCCCA containing:
- a CDS encoding OadG family protein, whose amino-acid sequence is MSEPSLVSQGLELMIFGMGVVFVFLTMLVFVTGFMSKLVTKLTPEPVIVPAKVVTKKQPGVDPQLLKVLSAAVKEHRARQK
- a CDS encoding tRNA dihydrouridine synthase; the encoded protein is MWLAEKGLDAYTRAPSVAIRIPMFTGTLPFSIQDRPYIALAPMEGLMDGEFRELLTAVGGIDHCVTEFIRITTQVLPAKVYYRLCPELHNSGKTLAGTPVHVQLLGSDPEMMAANAAVAASLGAPAIDLNFGCPAKTVNRSMGGAVLLQFPDLLHRIATQVRAAVPNHIPVSAKMRLGFNDKTLAIENAQALASGGIQWLTVHARTKTEGYKPPAYWDWIKQIKDVVTIPVLANGEIWTPAQAAQCQQESGSDVLMIGRGLVSTPDLALRIKQPDHVPMTWQQHLALLPLLATKLPDITDKQLVDRMKQWLHYFSIQSAELAQVFEDVKRERDRAAFFAALQERIDS
- the cmoB gene encoding tRNA 5-methoxyuridine(34)/uridine 5-oxyacetic acid(34) synthase CmoB, which codes for MNTDVLTADIASSESLLPWFDELRSFLNEGKFAPWGAVVEQQLQGVLHDNEHGDQRRWLDALYSLPDLEQVNCDLTAHDLALTSTNISNEQQAAVLAAVQGLIPWRKGPFQFFDTHIETEWRSDWKWDRVAPHLSPLHGRVVLDVGCGSGYHMWRMLGDGAARVIGVDPSRLFLMQFQAVKKYAEVALGKLPADLLPLKMEDVPPRLKAFDTVFSMGVLYHRKSPIDHLQELRDTLRPGGELVLETLVIDGPLGEVLMPEDRYAMMRNVWFLPSPETLLLWCRRVGFKNARIVDLNQTSLQEQRSTDWMTFNSLKDFLDPSDINKTAEGYPAPLRAVVIAEA
- the cmoA gene encoding carboxy-S-adenosyl-L-methionine synthase CmoA → MSERDNIYQAPHGKVADFAFDAAVARVFPDMIRRSVPGYAETVAMSGVIAGQYAQANSNLYDLGCSLGAVTLAMRHGVRATNCQIIGIDNSASMLERAEHYLALDDAHVPVHFVCADICNYPLENASVTALNFVLQFIPLEHRLELLKDIAAATLPGGALILSEKLAFDVNEQPVQDALHLDFKRANGYSDLEIAQKRSAIDNVLIPETEDVHIQRLKAAGFSQVIRWYQCFNFASFLAIK
- a CDS encoding sensor domain-containing diguanylate cyclase, with the translated sequence MDISPPSQQALKLNWQAFQNLGARALALLVLAVAAAVLLGWIAAIPTITRFADDFPAMVFNTALFFALLSLGLICDRHVVFGFCSKITGTIVFVLSALTLLQYWLDMSLGIDEWFWSDDSADPLSLRSSPSTCWTFMLLSGLMMVGSILRRHSHNLVIALIILGALTPTTGVVIYIYDYSDLAKVDAFSTMAIHTSVSFILLYMAVAMGVGRRNGADHYPDDGPGFRQFRRLILPTLFIPLGTGAVLHQLVNQEYLTASFGLAIMASGFCLTIVSVLLWNSRREDEWFDSINQEIEARVGAQSQLTMLLDTISKGVLFVGRDGKIKLANDGASQLFEFPVEYLQGRHIRELLASSAHESFDKHFDHFINCQNRTHYTHQPFRISARNASGDEFPVLASVGYLSEAKDNGFGVLLLNGEMIERQMEQLRHKVRTDHLTLVGNRSSFDARMDELNAYGSRSEQAVALIMVDIDHFKKVNDRFGHAAGDSILSDFAREVEDSLRYSDSLYRYGGEEFVIVTIGASLPHVRMLAERIRMRVESYPFPYKTKTIHITCSLGVAVRLPEETLEHCLERADNSLFVAKNTGRNRVVVNERHDMN